Below is a window of Phormidium ambiguum IAM M-71 DNA.
TCAGCTAGAAGACCTCAAAGCAATGATTCAGGCAAATCAAGAAGCTATGGATCGGCTATATACTAACGAAAAACTGTTGCTTGTTGTTTTTTACGAAGAACATTTACAAACAGAATTGAAACTGTTGCAAGCGATAATTCGCGTTCTCTGGGGTGGTGCGATCGAACTCATGGTTAATCGTCTTCCTAAAGAAACACACGGGCCAAAAGAACTTTTACCAGGTGCAGATTTGAAAGCCAAAGAACGAGCCAGCAAGCGAATAGAAGCATGGACACCACTCGTCAACCAACTTGCTTTACGCAAACAGCGAACTTTTTGCTTAGTAATGGCGCGAGAATGGTATGCAGACAACAAACATGACGATCGCGTGAATAAACCTTCATCCCGTCAAGCACTGGCGAAAATCGCTGATTGTTGCGTACAGTTTCTTCTACCAATTGAAAAAACTAAGGAGAAACAAGTTCTCAAACTCGATAATTTTTTCCATAGAGTACAAGCTGCTTTAAAAGATTTGCTCTTTGCTCATTCTGGTCGCATTGATAATGTCAAAGAAAAGGTTGACAAATGGCTAAAAGACATTAATGCAGAAAACAGACCAAAGGAAATTATCGGGATTACGATCGTTCGCAAACAGAAAGGTCGTGTTCGCGGCGATATTGGCAGTACATTTTTACCAATTGCGATGCGCCTCAAGGTAGAAACAGGCGAGTGCGAGTTATGCTGTGCTTATGAGCAAGGAAACTTACAAATTAGCCCTTGGAGTAAATTTTCTGATGCGATCGCCTTCGTTTCCCAAATCTCCCCTGTGAAACTGGCTGATAAAAAAGATAAGCGCCAGACTCGTTTCATGGAATTTGTAAAACAGATTATTTCCAATTCAGTAGAGGAAGGAAATCAACCATTAGTGATGATTGATTCTTCTAACTGCGTACAACTTTGGCTTTGGCTTAAGGATTCCAATATGAATGCGAATGAAATTAACCTTGGTCAACAGTACGAGCGGATGCAAGATGAGTGGCAAGGCGCACGTCTGGTTCGGATTCGCCAAGACCTTGCCCCTGGCATTATTGAGAAAAAAATGCGATATTTTGCCAAAACTTTTCTGGAAGATACGCGAACAAAGAAAGAACTAACTTCAACCAATCAAATCGATTCAGCGTCTAGTGCAAGGGAATTATTTCGACTGAGTGCAACTAATCAAACAGGTTGTGTTACTTATCTGTCTGTAGGACGTAAAACACTTCATCAAGAATCACGCGGTCAAAGTTGCTATCGCGAAACCAAAATTAACACGGCTTTCCAAATAGAAAAAGAGGATGGTTCGCCTGAAAAAGTTTTAAACAGCGCTGGATTGGAAGTTCACAAAATTGGAATCCGTCCGCCTTTTACAGGACAACTTCCAACTCCCAACCCGTTGGAGATTGTTGTTACCTTACGACAACCAGAAGATGATTGCGATCGCCTTGCTGCACTCGTAGAATCCCTACGGTATAGTTTCGGTCACTACAGTGATTGGTCGAGCTTACCCGCTCCGCTCTTTTTTGAGCGTGTTGTTCGAGACTATATTAGCGAATTTGCAATTGAGGATGAGGAAATGGAGGTGGAACAAAATTGGGAAGAATAATATAGTTTAGACGATGCTAAGAAGTGGGGCAGAATTAATTACACAATAATTTGGCTATAAGCCTTGCTCATGGAAAGAATCAGTATTGTAATTAAATTAATTCTGACCTATTACTTACCCCCGTCTTCCTGAGCCTTAGATCTTTACAACATTTGGTTAAATAGCTTAACTTTTTTTATAACAACTAGGTAGCTTTCAATCGTTATAATCCATTTCCCTTTGTTGGCTCTAAAGCGTACAAACTAGGAATGATTTAAGCCTCTTCAATCATTAAGTCAATTAGCGCTGGCGACGAAGGAAACCAGGAGTAAGGCTGAGTTTCTTTAATTTTTTCATACAACAGTATCTCTGTTAGAGATGAAATATTTTTCATTAGTAGTTAAAACAGTCGATTTGGTTTTCTTGTATAAAATGTAACACCTGAAATCCCAAATTAAGGTGTTCCAGTCTCCATTTCAAGAGGGATAGGCCCAATGGAAAATTTTCCATTGGCAAAACATGGAAATCTCTATTGTTTTCGGTTCACATCAAAATTAAGCTCGTCTCGATCTCAACCATTATTTTCGTTTGACCATGTTCGCCATACATATCCGCCGATAGGCGGTAGTTGAAATAAGACTATCGGCTGAAACTTTTTTTAATTGCTACTAGCTACGCTAAGTTGTCAAATTTAACTACTTTGTAGCTACAAATTATGAACGAGCAAAACAATTTGTACAGCACCGAACAGGGCTACGGTACAAACGGTTATGAAACTGAGCCATCTGGCTATTCGTCTGAAGGGTATCAAAGCAATGGTTATAACACTCAGCAATCTGAAGCTTACGGTGTTCCAGATTACTTTGCAGACGGATATCGAGAGAATGTGTTTGAAGGAAGTTTGAACTTAGCAGATACTCCTTGGACTGAAACATCTGCTAATCCTAACCCGCATTTCGATAAGGGCGAAACAACTACCAATTCTTATTTTGATTACGACGACCTTGAGTTGTAAAGCTTAGTAGCGAAAAAGAGCGCGAATTTTATTGCACAACTTAACGCGCTCTTTCCCCTATTGACTGTTAATCAACCTTTTTTGCATCAATGATAACAATATTATCAGCAATAATTCGGCGCTTTTTACTATGGCTATTTTGTTTACTGTTAATAGTTTCGAGTTTAATTTATGCACCGAATTATGCTATCGCCCAATCTACTGTTGATTCTACCGAACTGCCAACTCGAATTTTAGAAATACCCAGTGTAAATAGACAAGGAAATCCTACTTCTATCAATGCTCTCGTACCAGAGTGGACGCAGATTTCTTTTTCCCAGATGCCACCCATCAGTCAATCTGGAAGCCTTTGGGCACAAGAGTATACGCAGGCAGTTGGCTACGATTTGAGTCGGACTTGGACAGCCGGACAAACTCCCGATCGCTACATCATGCTAGGCGATATTAGCGAAGCTTTGCAACCAGAACTGCTATCACTCGGTTCCATTGCACAGCAAACTAATTTGAACCTAGAGCAGGTTGCTTTAAGCGCTTTCACTTTAATTGGCAAACAGACCTTAGAGCAGCTGGTTCAAGCTGTTCCTGTTCTTGGTCAATTTAAAGTACGAGACGTTGCACCAGTAGCAGAATTGTTGAGTACCAAAACTGCTGATAATTTAAGCGATCGTACTTTAGCCCAAGCCCTCAGTTCCAACCCCCAACTAGGTCAGTTGAAGCTGGGAGAAATTGACCTTTCCCATTATTCAATATCTTCAATTCCCAACTTAGACAGTACGCAAATTGGTGCATTTTCAGATTGGCAAACGACCTTCATTAAAGATGTACCGGGGCTGAATGCTTTACCATTGTCTAACTTTCCCAATCCAGTTGCCGAAGTAGGCAATTTGGTAATGCGAATTGATGCAATTTACAGCCCTGCCGAGCGCAAACGAACCAATACTATTTCAGGCTCCGATGTTCAAGGTTTTTCAGTTAATTGTCAAGAGAATGATTGCGCTTATATCGAATTAGACGATTTAGAAAATTCCGGTCGGAAAGCTCGCGGTTCGTTGGAAGGTAAACAATGGATTAGCGGTAAGTACCAGGAAGTAGAGGGTGGTTGGGGCTGTCTAAAAGGTATCAATGGTGGCAAGGAACCAACGGGGAGGTTGCCCTTTGGCAGTGCCTTTAAGGTGGTGGTCATGGAACCGGACGAGCGGACTGATACCGTTGATACCGCTTTGTTCTTCCGGTTTTGTTCGCCTTGCGGCTGCTCTCCCTATTTTATTGGCCCAGTACCTTTCTTTACTTATCGGGTCAACTCTCCCATCTTCGTGGGAGCGCTGGCATCATCGGCGGTTGGCTCTTCTTCAACACCAACTGGGGCAACTCGCAGTTCGGTATCTTCCACTCCTACCAAGGGGTTAACTACGGCTGCAAATGTTAGCGTTCCTTGTCCTCCAGAGGATACTGCACCAATTTCAGTTGGTAACGTTCAAGGAGTAAATGTCGCAGCTTTATCGGAAGCTATTGCCAGCATTGAAAGTAGTGGTTCTTATGACAGCATCGGCCCCTATGTTTGTGCAGATGGCGGTAAAAATTGCGGAGTTCCACTGGGTAAATACCAGTTTGTCACTTACAACGAGTATGCTGCTAGTGCGATCGCATCCAAACCAGGGGGACAGCAATTTTTAGCTAAGCTCAAAGGTGGTTATAAACCTACTCAAGCCGAACTTTTTCAATTCTTCCCACCTGCGGATCAGGAAGCTGCATTTCAAAAAAGCATTAGCGACAAGATCGATAGAACATCTCAAGAAATAGATCCTACAACTGGCACTCAGTTTTCAGGCGATCGTCTTATCGAACGAGTAGCTCAAAAGCATTTTGGC
It encodes the following:
- a CDS encoding M23 family peptidase — protein: MITILSAIIRRFLLWLFCLLLIVSSLIYAPNYAIAQSTVDSTELPTRILEIPSVNRQGNPTSINALVPEWTQISFSQMPPISQSGSLWAQEYTQAVGYDLSRTWTAGQTPDRYIMLGDISEALQPELLSLGSIAQQTNLNLEQVALSAFTLIGKQTLEQLVQAVPVLGQFKVRDVAPVAELLSTKTADNLSDRTLAQALSSNPQLGQLKLGEIDLSHYSISSIPNLDSTQIGAFSDWQTTFIKDVPGLNALPLSNFPNPVAEVGNLVMRIDAIYSPAERKRTNTISGSDVQGFSVNCQENDCAYIELDDLENSGRKARGSLEGKQWISGKYQEVEGGWGCLKGINGGKEPTGRLPFGSAFKVVVMEPDERTDTVDTALFFRFCSPCGCSPYFIGPVPFFTYRVNSPIFVGALASSAVGSSSTPTGATRSSVSSTPTKGLTTAANVSVPCPPEDTAPISVGNVQGVNVAALSEAIASIESSGSYDSIGPYVCADGGKNCGVPLGKYQFVTYNEYAASAIASKPGGQQFLAKLKGGYKPTQAELFQFFPPADQEAAFQKSISDKIDRTSQEIDPTTGTQFSGDRLIERVAQKHFGGDYRLLARLRMLTSRRG